A genomic stretch from Solenopsis invicta isolate M01_SB unplaced genomic scaffold, UNIL_Sinv_3.0 scaffold_532, whole genome shotgun sequence includes:
- the LOC120359983 gene encoding uncharacterized protein LOC120359983 isoform X2, producing MANTEIMCSDCNTIVNIGEEHECNIGDNNVYDDYNERLIAEVFVREGLWNSKLPYNFRGPAHLKTLWCEVDTCLGTPARSSQIKWKSLRDRFVREHSSVTTYIPSGSGAMKKKSNWPLYNTLRFLIPTVNYRKYVQLIKL from the exons ATGGCTAATActgaaata atgTGCAGTGATTGTAATACTATAGTAAACATTGGAGAAGAACACGAATGTAACATAGGAGATAACAATGTTTACGATGATTATAACGAAAGGTTAATTGCAGAAGTCTTTGTAAGGGAAGGCTTATGGAATTCCAAATTGCCTTACAACTTTAGAGGTCCAGCACATTTGAAAACATTATGGTGTGAAGTTGATACTTGCTTag GAACACCTGCTAGAAGTAGCcaaataaaatggaaaagttTAAGGGATCGCTTTGTCAGGGAACATTCTTCCGTAACAACTTATATACCAAGTGGCAGTGGAGCtatgaaaaaaaagagcaaTTGGCCATTATATAACACCTTACGTTTTCTAATTCCAACAGTGAATTATAGAAAGTATGTACAATTAATAA aactATAA
- the LOC120359983 gene encoding uncharacterized protein LOC120359983 isoform X1: MANTEIMCSDCNTIVNIGEEHECNIGDNNVYDDYNERLIAEVFVREGLWNSKLPYNFRGPAHLKTLWCEVDTCLGTPARSSQIKWKSLRDRFVREHSSVTTYIPSGSGAMKKKSNWPLYNTLRFLIPTVNYRKTISNLENINPDFQSESDTQLSLSNESSLAGTSNNNTYIRKKINIAQQVQTKRSLCLLSGLTSLSYYCYCTSTNSIV; encoded by the exons ATGGCTAATActgaaata atgTGCAGTGATTGTAATACTATAGTAAACATTGGAGAAGAACACGAATGTAACATAGGAGATAACAATGTTTACGATGATTATAACGAAAGGTTAATTGCAGAAGTCTTTGTAAGGGAAGGCTTATGGAATTCCAAATTGCCTTACAACTTTAGAGGTCCAGCACATTTGAAAACATTATGGTGTGAAGTTGATACTTGCTTag GAACACCTGCTAGAAGTAGCcaaataaaatggaaaagttTAAGGGATCGCTTTGTCAGGGAACATTCTTCCGTAACAACTTATATACCAAGTGGCAGTGGAGCtatgaaaaaaaagagcaaTTGGCCATTATATAACACCTTACGTTTTCTAATTCCAACAGTGAATTATAGAAA aactATAAGTAATCTGGAAAACATAAATCCAGATTTTCAGTCTGAAAGTGATACACAGTTATCACTTTCAAATGAATCTAGTCTCGCTGGTACctctaataataatacatatataagaaaaaaaataaacatcgcTCAGCAAGTACAAACAAAACGAAGTTTGTGTTTGTTGAGTGGCCTCACAAGTCTctcttattattgttattgtacTTCTACCAATTCGATAGTTTAA
- the LOC113005702 gene encoding uncharacterized protein LOC113005702: MADEIFSRDIRVTKLSKTTYSRWKIEIRDALESHRIWEIANGNVNQPQEVSEAGVVKNKKEIEDWKAKDSKARSIIRSTLDDTTFDQVCDCESSENILKRIKAVYEPKH; encoded by the coding sequence ATGGCTGATGAAATTTTTAGTCGAGACATTCGAGTGACAAAACTTTCGAAGACAACGTACAGCCGTTGGAAGATTGAGATTCGAGATGCTCTCGAAAGTCATCGGATATGGGAAATCGCCAATGGTAATGTAAATCAACCACAAGAAGTAAGTGAAGCAGgcgttgttaaaaataaaaaagaaatagaggaTTGGAAAGCCAAAGACAGTAAAGCGCGTTCGATTATTCGGTCAACGTTAGATGATACGACCTTCGACCAGGTATGTGATTGCGAatcttcagaaaatattttgaagagaATTAAAGCCGTCTATGAGCcaaaacattaa